From one Rhopalosiphum padi isolate XX-2018 chromosome 2, ASM2088224v1, whole genome shotgun sequence genomic stretch:
- the LOC132922359 gene encoding ATP-dependent RNA helicase abstrakt → MSEFKVPHKRYRRDDVDSNSDDEYVPYVPVRERKKQELLRLGRLSKLKEESGKVKSSSDEFDDDETEGQVWGRKSNISLLDQHTELKKLAEAKKESEMEKQLKEEEKILESVAEKKALMGVAELAKGIQYDDPIKTSWTAPRYILAMSEERHENIRLKLRILVEGDEIPPPLKSFREMKLNKGIMAGLSQKGIKKPTPIQVQGIPTVLSGRDMIGIAFTGSGKTLVFVLPLLMFCLEQEIKLPFKPNEGPYGLIICPSRELAKQTFDIINHYMTYLERANYPRLRSCLAIGGIPVFESLDVIKRGVHIMVATPGRLMDMLDKKMINLEVCRYLCMDEADRMIDMGFEEDVRTIFSFFQGQRQTLLFSATMPKKIQNFARSALVKPITINVGRAGAASMNVIQEVEYVKQEAKVVYLLECLKKTTPPVLIFAEKKQDVDAIHEYLLLKGVEAVAIHGGKDQEERSKSVDAFRKGQKDVLVATDVASKGLDFEEIQHVINYDMPDDVENYVHRIGRTGRSGKTGIATTFINKANDESVLLDLKHLLIEARQKVPLFLSELESENEKYLQLGDERGCSYCGGLGHRITDCPKLEAIQTKQASNIGRRDYLATSAADY, encoded by the exons atGTCTGAATTCAAAGTGCCACATAAG CGGTATCGACGAGACGATGTAGACTCCAATTCTGATGATGAATATGTACCATATGTGCCCGTCAGAGAACGAAAAAAACAAGAGCTACTCAGATTGGGTAGACTTTCaaag cttAAAGAAGAGTCTGGAAAAGTTAAATCATCTAGTGATGAATTTGATGATGATGAAACTGAAGGACAAGTATGGGGTAGAAAATCAAACATTAGTCTTTTAGATCAACACACAGAACTTAAGAAACTTGCTGAAg caaAAAAAGAAAGTGAAATGGAAAAACAGttaaaagaagaagaaaaaatttTGGAAAGTGTTGCGGAGAAAAAAGCCTTAATGGGTGTGGCAGAGTTGGCTAAAGGTATCCAATATGATGATCCAATTAAAACAAG TTGGACAGCTCCTCGATATATTTTAGCCATGTCAGAAGAACGTCATGAAAATATACGTCTTAAGTTACGCATACTAGTTGAAGGTGATGAAATTCCTCCTCCGCTCAAATCATTTAGAGAAATGAAATTAAACAAAGGTATTATGGCTGGACTTTCTCAAAAAGGTATAAAAAAACCAACACCAATTCAAGTCCAAGGAATTCCCActgt ATTATCTGGAAGAGATATGATTGGTATAGCATTTACAGGTAGTGGTAAAACATTGGTTTTTGTACTACCACTTTTAATGTTTTGTCTAGAACaagaaataaaattaccatTCAAGCCTAATGAAGGACCAtatg gtttaatCATTTGTCCATCTAGAGAATTGGCAAAACaaacatttgatattattaatcacTATATGACATATCTGGAGCGAGCCAATTACCCGAGACTTAGATCATGTTTAGCTATAGGAGGCATACCCGTTTTTGAATCACTTGATGTTATTAAAag agGTGTACACATAATGGTAGCAACTCCTGGTCGACTAATGGATATGTTAGATaagaaaatgataaatttgGAAGTCTGTCG cTATCTTTGTATGGATGAAGCTGATAGAATGATTGATATGGGTTTTGAAGAAGATGTGagaacaatattttcattttttcaa ggTCAGAGACAAACATTGTTATTTTCAGCTACTATgccaaaaaaaattcaaaattttgccCGATCAGCCCTAGTTAAACCAATTACCATCAATGTCGGTAGAGCTGGTGCCGCATCTATGAATGTCATtcaa gaAGTAGAGTATGTTAAACAAGAAGCAAAAGTGGTTTATTTGCtagaatgtttgaaaaaaacaaCCCCAccagttttaatttttgctgAAAAGAAACAAGATGTTGatgcaatacatgaatattTATTGCTTAAAGGAGTTGAAGCTGTAGCTATACACGGAGGAAAag ATCAAGAGGAACGTTCAAAGTCTGTCGATGCGTTTAGAAAAGGCCAAAAAGATGTACTTGTTGCTACTGATGTAGCTTCCAAGGGTTTAGATTTTGAAGAAATACAGCATGTAATCAACTATGATATGCCTGATGATGTTGAAAATTATG TACATAGAATTGGTAGAACTGGTCGTTCGGGTAAAACTGGTATAGCTACAACATTTATCAATAAAGCAAATGATGAATCTGTACTGTTGGATTTAAAGCATTTGTTAATAGAAGCTCGTCAAAAGGTTCCATTATTTTTGTCTGAATTGGAATCAGAAAATGAGAAATACTTGCAACTTGGAG atgaaaGAGGTTGCAGTTATTGTGGTGGTTTGGGCCACAGAATTACAGATTGTCCTAAACTAGAAGCAATACAAACTAAACAAGCATCTAATATCGGACGCAGAGATTATTTAGCAACTAGTGCAgcagattattaa
- the LOC132922524 gene encoding cuticle protein-like produces MMSPSLVVVIGLVAACSASPSLYFSGPQYYSGYYAAPAAVVSPIKSQYHTQNEFGHYAYGYNDGYSSKSETKHANGLTEGAYSYVDPNGVLQQYKYVSDENGYRVSGTNLPVAPAVPVVEVPAVPAVPAVSVEDSIVAVKSVPAHFETPAAVAVAAPVYQSEIPQQVQDTPEVAAAKVAHQIAYDEAKKAADASPAEEESSSDTVVQDSAAAPAAAAPAAPVFQAELPQPVQDTPEVTAAKLAHQIAFDEAKKAESAASAADLASKFAPAPVLAAAPAAVTSYSYHPTAYAAYPSYAAVPAHAPVASYAYGPVASYAYAAAPAPSYAYAASPFAASSYSPVHSQYHSQDEFGQYSYGYNSGSSSKAEVKTVDGVTRGGYSYVDANGQVQHYNYVSDPVNGFRVAGTNLPAANAL; encoded by the exons ATGATGTCTCCATCACTG GTTGTTGTAATTGGGCTCGTAGCCGCGTGCTCGGCCAGTCCGTCGCTATACTTCAGCGGTCCACAATACTACAGCGGTTACTACGCGGCCCCCGCCGCCGTGGTCAGCCCGATCAAGAGCCAATACCACACACAAAACGAATTCGGACATTACGCTTACGGCTACAACGATGGATACTCCAGCAAGTCCGAAACCAAACACGCCAACGGTCTGACCGAAGGCGCGTACTCGTACGTCGACCCGAACGGAGTTCTCCAGCAATACAAGTACGTGTCCGACGAGAACGGTTACCGCGTGTCCGGCACCAACTTGCCCGTGGCCCCAGCCGTCCCAGTAGTCGAGGTCCCGGCCGTCCCAGCCGTCCCAGCCGTCTCAGTCGAGGATTCCATCGTCGCCGTCAAATCCGTCCCGGCCCATTTCGAAACCCCGGCCGCAGTCGCCGTCGCCGCTCCGGTCTACCAGTCCGAAATCCCACAACAGGTACAAGACACCCCGGAAGTGGCTGCCGCCAAGGTCGCTCACCAGATCGCTTACGACGAAGCTAAGAAAGCCGCAGACGCCTCGCCAGCCGAAGAAGAATCGTCGTCCGACACTGTTGTCCAAGATTCCGCCGCAGCCCCAGCCGCAGCCGCACCCGCCGCCCCAGTCTTCCAGGCCGAACTCCCGCAACCGGTACAAGACACCCCGGAAGTGACAGCCGCCAAGCTCGCTCACCAGATCGCTTTCGACGAAGCTAAGAAAGCCGAATCCGCCGCCTCCGCCGCCGACCTCGCCAGCAAATTCGCACCTGCCCCAGTCTTGGCCGCCGCACCCGCCGCCGTCACCTCGTACAGTTACCACCCGACCGCTTACGCCGCTTACCCGTCGTACGCCGCCGTCCCTGCACATGCCCCGGTCGCTTCCTACGCTTACGGCCCGGTAGCGTCGTACGCGTACGCCGCCGCACCAGCCCCGTCTTACGCATACGCCGCCTCCCCGTTCGCCGCCTCGTCGTACTCGCCGGTGCACAGCCAATACCACTCGCAAGACGAGTTCGGTCAGTACTCGTACGGTTACAACAGCGGTTCGTCGTCCAAGGCCGAGGTCAAGACCGTCGACGGCGTGACCCGCGGTGGTTACTCGTACGTGGACGCCAACGGACAGGTCCAACACTACAACTACGTTTCCGACCCGGTCAACGGTTTCCGCGTCGCCGGCACCAACCTGCCAGCAGCCAACGCTCTGTAA